From Enterococcus mundtii, the proteins below share one genomic window:
- a CDS encoding LacI family DNA-binding transcriptional regulator — protein sequence MASIRDIAKIAGVSAASVSRILNEDPTFSINEQTRIRVIEIANQLNYSVDKNKRGSRSLGDEMTIALIVRHQEEAELDDPYFRKIRGGIEKEAAKWRFRTIRAFHMRDAHKEWKELAKYGAVIMISEMTIEATKKIATINPNLILVDNYSNSEEFDCIQTDFQQKTVEVLEVLYKKGHRNIAFIGGYSSQVAENGEVHKNKEEIRAESYLKWMKLNGLQHYANTYQGNWKPEDGLRLGKELLAQSSPPTAVIVASDPMAVGVYKAISEANKKIPDDIAVVSFDDIEMAQFMTPSLSSIKANPEEMGRLAVRLAKERMLKERTMPIRVICRSELVLRDSIGQDIPL from the coding sequence ATGGCATCTATACGTGATATTGCCAAAATCGCTGGGGTTTCAGCAGCGAGTGTTTCCCGTATCCTGAATGAAGATCCCACATTTAGCATCAACGAACAAACAAGGATACGTGTGATTGAAATTGCCAATCAATTAAACTATTCAGTCGACAAAAATAAACGTGGCAGTCGAAGTCTAGGAGATGAAATGACGATCGCCTTGATCGTTCGACATCAAGAAGAAGCAGAATTAGATGATCCCTATTTTCGCAAAATCCGTGGTGGCATCGAAAAAGAAGCGGCAAAGTGGCGCTTTCGTACAATACGTGCTTTTCATATGAGAGATGCCCATAAAGAGTGGAAAGAGTTAGCAAAATATGGTGCAGTGATCATGATCAGTGAAATGACGATTGAAGCAACGAAAAAAATCGCTACGATCAATCCCAACTTGATCTTGGTCGATAATTACTCTAACTCTGAAGAATTTGACTGTATCCAAACCGATTTCCAACAAAAAACCGTTGAAGTTTTAGAGGTCCTCTACAAGAAAGGCCATCGAAACATCGCATTTATCGGTGGATACAGCAGTCAAGTAGCTGAAAACGGTGAAGTTCATAAAAACAAAGAGGAGATCCGGGCGGAATCTTACCTGAAATGGATGAAATTAAATGGCCTGCAACATTATGCCAACACCTATCAGGGAAACTGGAAACCTGAAGATGGCCTTCGGTTAGGCAAAGAGTTATTGGCGCAATCCTCACCGCCCACAGCAGTTATCGTCGCCAGTGATCCGATGGCAGTAGGTGTTTATAAAGCAATCAGTGAAGCAAATAAAAAAATCCCTGATGATATTGCTGTCGTGAGTTTTGATGATATCGAAATGGCTCAATTCATGACACCAAGCTTATCAAGTATTAAGGCAAACCCGGAAGAAATGGGGCGTTTAGCTGTACGCTTAGCGAAGGAACGCATGCTAAAAGAACGAACGATGCCGATCCGTGTGATCTGTCGCAGT